Proteins encoded within one genomic window of Acinetobacter sp. YWS30-1:
- a CDS encoding uracil-xanthine permease family protein has product MSDFNQSPLSKDQLDLVYGLEDRPKPFIAFLAAFQHLLAIIVPIVTPGLLICLALGVSKEDTNMILSMSLVISGIATFLQSKKVGPFGAGLLIVQGTSFNFIGPIIGIGSAMVAAGTPVEAVMASIFGVVIAGSFIEMGVSRILPWVKKLITPLVTGIVVLLIGLTLIKEGLISMGGGYQAMGDKTFANADNLIMSCTVLALIILLNRVRITWVKSSAILIALVVGYILAGFMGHLNFDGLKDAPLVQIPTPMHFGLSFSWSLFIPMAFIYLVTSLEAIGDITATSKLSNQPVDGQTWMNRIKGGVLVNGANSLLAGLFNTFPSSVFAQNNGVIQLTGVASRYVGIWIAALLVILGLLPAVAGVIQAVPQAVLGGAVMVMFGAVAASGINILSGIHLDRRALLIIAISLALGLGVAQVPQILEHLPELFRNIFSSGVATGGIAALILNIVLPEVKK; this is encoded by the coding sequence ATGTCTGATTTTAATCAATCTCCTCTTTCTAAAGATCAACTTGACCTTGTCTACGGCCTTGAAGATCGTCCTAAACCGTTTATCGCATTTTTAGCCGCATTCCAGCATTTATTGGCCATTATTGTCCCAATTGTAACGCCAGGTTTACTGATCTGTCTGGCACTTGGGGTCTCCAAAGAAGATACCAACATGATCTTGTCCATGTCTTTGGTGATCTCTGGTATCGCAACTTTCTTACAATCCAAGAAAGTGGGGCCCTTTGGCGCAGGCTTGCTGATTGTTCAGGGTACAAGTTTTAACTTTATTGGCCCAATCATCGGGATCGGTTCAGCGATGGTCGCTGCAGGCACACCGGTAGAAGCGGTGATGGCTTCGATCTTTGGTGTAGTGATTGCAGGTTCATTTATTGAAATGGGCGTGTCACGCATTTTGCCATGGGTGAAGAAACTCATTACTCCACTAGTAACGGGTATTGTAGTTCTATTGATTGGTTTAACCTTGATTAAAGAAGGTCTGATCAGCATGGGTGGTGGTTATCAAGCCATGGGTGACAAAACTTTCGCCAATGCAGATAACCTCATCATGTCATGTACGGTTTTGGCTTTAATTATTTTACTCAACCGTGTACGTATTACATGGGTAAAAAGTTCTGCCATCCTGATTGCCTTAGTCGTGGGTTACATCCTTGCAGGCTTTATGGGTCATTTAAACTTTGATGGCTTAAAAGATGCACCTCTGGTTCAGATTCCTACCCCAATGCATTTTGGTTTAAGCTTCTCATGGAGCTTATTCATTCCAATGGCATTCATTTACCTGGTGACTTCACTAGAAGCCATTGGTGATATTACCGCAACATCAAAATTATCGAATCAGCCAGTGGATGGTCAAACCTGGATGAATCGCATTAAAGGTGGTGTGTTAGTGAATGGTGCTAACTCTCTGCTTGCAGGCTTATTTAATACCTTCCCAAGTTCAGTTTTCGCACAAAATAATGGTGTGATTCAATTGACTGGTGTAGCTAGCCGTTATGTTGGGATATGGATCGCAGCACTCCTCGTGATTCTAGGTCTACTGCCTGCTGTTGCAGGTGTGATCCAAGCCGTTCCTCAAGCTGTGCTTGGTGGCGCAGTGATGGTGATGTTCGGTGCAGTCGCTGCATCTGGGATTAATATCCTGTCTGGTATTCACTTAGACCGTCGTGCCCTGCTGATCATTGCAATTTCGCTTGCACTTGGCTTAGGCGTTGCACAGGTACCTCAGATTCTGGAACATCTTCCTGAATTATTCCGTAACATCTTTAGCTCAGGTGTTGCGACAGGCGGTATTGCAGCCCTCATATTGAATATTGTTCTTCCTGAAGTAAAGAAGTAA
- a CDS encoding methyltransferase, protein MDPKSEVLLRQYDYLSGRVLLVNAPTDELLAECGESIQPFVWTWNYNDFQYFQSQQAQVHFGAEFPDQEFDQAVIFVPKSKELLNYLIHNIAARLKQGSSVFLVGEKKGGVERAAKQLQAYGKLIKLDSARHCQLWQLTLDCTVEAKALADWAQTYTVATPKGDLQICALPGVFSQDHLDVGTAVFLPYLSQVTSGKIADFGCGAGVISAYLAKLNPENRIFALDVDAFALASTQMTFEKNQLSPQQLEIKAVSGIEDAPLFLHAIVSNPPFHQGIQTNYAASETLCKTSRRHLKSGGELWIVANRFLNYPILIEQSFGQCTVKTDQQGFKVLFASTQKNAKES, encoded by the coding sequence ATGGATCCTAAAAGCGAAGTTTTATTAAGACAATATGATTATTTGTCTGGTCGCGTATTGCTGGTAAATGCCCCGACCGATGAGCTTCTTGCTGAATGTGGTGAATCTATCCAGCCCTTTGTTTGGACATGGAATTATAATGATTTTCAATATTTCCAGTCACAGCAGGCTCAGGTTCATTTCGGCGCAGAATTTCCTGATCAGGAATTTGATCAGGCAGTTATTTTCGTACCTAAATCAAAAGAATTATTGAATTATCTGATTCACAATATTGCAGCCCGATTAAAACAAGGCAGCAGTGTCTTTCTGGTCGGTGAAAAGAAAGGTGGCGTAGAGCGTGCGGCAAAGCAGCTACAGGCTTATGGTAAACTCATCAAGCTCGACAGCGCACGACATTGCCAATTGTGGCAATTGACTCTAGACTGCACGGTCGAAGCAAAAGCGTTGGCAGATTGGGCACAGACCTATACAGTGGCCACACCAAAAGGTGATTTGCAGATTTGTGCACTTCCAGGTGTATTCAGTCAGGATCATCTGGATGTAGGAACAGCGGTGTTCTTACCCTATTTATCTCAGGTGACCTCAGGCAAGATTGCCGACTTTGGCTGTGGTGCAGGCGTGATCAGTGCTTATTTAGCCAAACTGAATCCTGAGAACCGTATTTTTGCTCTGGACGTGGATGCCTTTGCCTTGGCTTCTACTCAAATGACATTTGAGAAAAATCAGCTCAGTCCTCAGCAGCTGGAAATTAAAGCTGTGTCAGGTATTGAAGATGCACCGCTCTTTTTACATGCCATTGTCAGCAATCCTCCTTTCCATCAGGGAATCCAGACCAATTATGCGGCCAGCGAAACTTTATGCAAGACTTCGCGTCGTCATCTCAAGTCTGGCGGGGAATTATGGATTGTGGCAAACCGTTTCTTAAATTATCCAATTTTAATTGAACAAAGTTTTGGCCAATGTACAGTCAAAACTGATCAACAAGGTTTTAAAGTGCTCTTCGCCAGCACTCAAAAAAATGCTAAGGAATCATGA
- a CDS encoding amino acid permease — translation MSETQNSVQLQRKLGARHLNMIAIGGSIGTGLFLASGATIASAGPGGALLAYALIGVMIYFLMTSLGELATHNPTSGAFFTYGTKYVEGGFGFALGWNYWYNWAITVAFELVAVQFIMKFWFPDIPGFYWSAIFLAVIFGINALTVKGFGESEFFFSLVKVLAIIAFIIIGIWMIAKIMLTPGVSAFANWSVGEAPFVGGFQALIGVAMIAGFSFQGTEMVGVAAGESKDPQKTIPVAIKQIFWRILLFYIVCIFIIGTLVAYNDPRLLQAAATEDIALSPFTLLYEKAGFAFAASMMNAVILTAILSAGNSGMYSSTRMLFDMARKGSAPKLFAHLDPRGVPMNALYATTAIAALCFLTTFFGEQEVFNWLLNMSGMCGFIVWLGIAISHYRFRKGYLAQGYQLEGLAYRAKFFPFAPWFAFVLCSIVVLGQNYQAVLDGEWLAVLSTYIGILLFLVIWLGYKWKYKTKLVSYQEMDVRPMNIEKH, via the coding sequence ATGAGCGAAACTCAGAACAGCGTGCAGCTGCAGCGTAAGCTTGGTGCTCGTCATCTCAATATGATCGCGATTGGCGGGTCTATCGGTACAGGTTTATTCCTGGCCTCAGGTGCGACTATTGCCAGCGCAGGCCCGGGTGGCGCACTTCTCGCCTATGCCCTGATTGGCGTAATGATTTATTTCTTGATGACCAGCCTTGGAGAACTTGCGACTCATAATCCGACCTCGGGCGCATTCTTTACCTACGGCACCAAATATGTCGAAGGTGGTTTTGGTTTCGCTTTAGGCTGGAACTACTGGTACAACTGGGCGATTACCGTTGCCTTTGAACTGGTTGCCGTACAGTTCATTATGAAATTCTGGTTCCCTGATATTCCGGGCTTTTACTGGAGTGCGATCTTCCTCGCTGTGATCTTTGGGATTAACGCTCTCACAGTAAAAGGTTTTGGTGAATCAGAATTCTTCTTCTCATTAGTGAAAGTTCTGGCAATTATTGCCTTTATCATCATCGGGATCTGGATGATTGCCAAGATCATGCTCACACCGGGTGTTTCGGCATTTGCAAACTGGAGCGTAGGTGAAGCGCCTTTTGTAGGCGGTTTCCAGGCCTTGATTGGTGTTGCCATGATTGCCGGATTCTCGTTCCAGGGTACCGAGATGGTTGGTGTAGCGGCTGGTGAATCTAAAGATCCGCAAAAAACCATTCCAGTCGCGATCAAGCAAATCTTCTGGCGAATCCTGCTGTTCTATATCGTATGTATTTTCATTATCGGTACATTGGTTGCTTATAATGATCCGCGTCTCTTACAGGCAGCTGCAACTGAAGATATTGCCCTTTCTCCATTCACTTTATTGTATGAGAAAGCAGGTTTTGCTTTTGCAGCCAGTATGATGAATGCGGTAATTCTGACTGCGATTCTGTCTGCAGGTAACTCAGGCATGTATTCTTCGACCCGTATGCTGTTCGATATGGCACGTAAAGGCAGTGCGCCTAAGCTGTTTGCCCATCTGGATCCACGCGGTGTACCGATGAATGCCCTGTATGCGACCACGGCGATTGCGGCACTATGCTTCCTGACCACATTCTTTGGCGAGCAGGAAGTCTTTAACTGGTTGCTGAATATGTCAGGTATGTGTGGCTTCATTGTCTGGCTCGGAATTGCGATCTCACATTACCGCTTCCGTAAAGGTTATCTGGCTCAAGGCTATCAACTTGAAGGTCTAGCCTATAGAGCTAAATTCTTCCCGTTCGCGCCTTGGTTTGCCTTCGTCCTTTGTTCAATTGTTGTTCTAGGTCAAAATTATCAAGCTGTCCTAGATGGTGAGTGGTTGGCTGTCCTTTCTACTTATATCGGTATTTTATTATTCCTGGTGATCTGGCTAGGTTATAAGTGGAAATATAAAACCAAACTGGTTTCCTATCAGGAGATGGATGTTCGACCGATGAATATTGAAAAACACTAA
- a CDS encoding peptidase C39 gives MSIELPQDLQSLEANSGIYAIWMVFHHYGIDLHIPDLVQLTQYNDEMGASSIALAVALKTLGLDVEFFTETDPDKQPLEIQFYQKAQELKVSVHEYPLSYTDIQKSVDKGRFVIVFYDTLEGVGNHSLIYEINEKEISFFDSFNAMSKEVFEQQRRVKGICQQVIVIDDRNFVMRHS, from the coding sequence ATGAGTATAGAACTCCCTCAAGACTTACAAAGTCTGGAAGCTAATAGTGGTATATATGCAATCTGGATGGTTTTTCATCATTATGGAATAGATCTGCATATTCCTGATCTGGTGCAATTGACACAGTATAATGATGAGATGGGAGCTTCAAGTATTGCACTCGCTGTTGCACTTAAAACACTAGGGCTTGATGTTGAATTTTTTACAGAAACTGATCCCGATAAACAGCCGCTTGAAATCCAGTTTTATCAAAAAGCACAAGAACTCAAAGTGTCTGTTCATGAATATCCACTTTCTTATACAGATATTCAAAAATCGGTAGATAAAGGCCGTTTTGTAATCGTGTTCTACGATACGCTGGAAGGGGTAGGGAACCATTCATTAATTTATGAAATCAATGAAAAAGAAATCAGTTTCTTTGATAGTTTTAATGCTATGTCTAAAGAAGTTTTCGAACAGCAGCGTCGAGTAAAAGGTATTTGTCAGCAAGTCATCGTGATTGATGACCGTAATTTTGTCATGCGTCATAGCTGA
- the omp38 gene encoding outer membrane protein Omp38: protein MKMSRIALAMLVAAPFAAANAGVTVTPLMLGYTWQDTQHNNGGNDGELTSGPELQDDLFVGAAIGVELTPWLGFEAEYSQVKGDVESVNPGSEYKGQNIAGNFYATSDVFTGNYDSKIKPYALLGAGHYKYKFDDVPRGGRGDEEEGTLGNAGIGAFWHINDALALRTEARGTYHFDEKFWNYTALAGLNVVLGGRLKPAADVVEVAPVEPVAPVAPAPQELTEDLNMELRVFFDTNKSNIKDQYKPEIAKVAEKLVEYPNATARIEGHTDSTGPRALNERLSLARANSVKSALVNEYNVDASRLSTQGFAWDQPIADNNTKEGRAMNRRVFATITGSRTVLAEQPAAQ, encoded by the coding sequence ATGAAAATGAGTCGTATTGCTTTAGCAATGCTTGTAGCTGCTCCTTTTGCTGCTGCAAACGCAGGCGTAACTGTTACTCCATTAATGTTAGGTTATACTTGGCAAGACACCCAACACAACAATGGCGGTAATGATGGTGAACTAACAAGTGGTCCTGAATTACAGGATGATTTGTTTGTAGGTGCTGCAATTGGTGTTGAACTAACTCCATGGTTAGGTTTCGAAGCTGAATATAGCCAGGTTAAAGGTGATGTAGAAAGTGTTAATCCTGGTTCAGAATACAAAGGTCAGAACATTGCAGGTAACTTCTATGCAACTTCTGATGTGTTCACTGGCAACTATGACAGCAAAATCAAACCATATGCATTGTTAGGTGCTGGTCATTACAAATATAAATTTGATGATGTGCCGCGTGGTGGACGTGGTGATGAAGAAGAAGGTACACTAGGTAATGCTGGTATCGGTGCATTCTGGCACATCAACGATGCTTTAGCGCTACGTACTGAAGCTCGTGGTACTTATCACTTTGACGAAAAATTCTGGAACTATACAGCACTTGCTGGTCTTAACGTAGTTTTAGGTGGTCGTTTGAAACCAGCTGCTGACGTTGTAGAAGTTGCTCCAGTTGAGCCAGTAGCTCCAGTAGCTCCAGCACCACAAGAGTTGACTGAAGACCTGAACATGGAACTTCGCGTGTTCTTTGATACGAATAAATCAAACATCAAAGACCAATACAAACCAGAAATCGCGAAAGTTGCTGAGAAGCTAGTTGAATATCCAAACGCAACTGCTCGTATCGAAGGTCACACAGACAGCACTGGTCCACGTGCATTGAACGAACGTTTATCTCTAGCTCGTGCTAACTCTGTTAAATCTGCACTTGTTAACGAATACAACGTAGATGCATCTCGTTTGTCTACTCAAGGTTTCGCTTGGGATCAACCGATTGCTGACAACAACACTAAAGAAGGTCGTGCTATGAACCGTCGTGTATTCGCGACAATCACTGGTAGCCGTACTGTTCTAGCTGAACAACCAGCTGCTCAATAA
- a CDS encoding GspH/FimT family protein, with the protein MYKKITRAFTIVELIICIALIAIVVTIALPYFHDYLSKQEAKNIPMKLTATNRYARSQAAVFHQNIVICPSQDSLTCQANQWNKNLLVFIDKNRNRQVDNDEQILHIEQLNLKYGNLSWRGALSMPNVTYQAQTALPIGSNGSFYYCSTHLASQQRIVLNKMGHIRIEHLASC; encoded by the coding sequence ATGTATAAAAAGATAACAAGAGCGTTCACTATTGTTGAGTTAATTATCTGTATTGCCCTTATCGCAATTGTGGTCACAATTGCCTTGCCTTACTTTCATGATTATTTATCCAAGCAGGAAGCCAAAAATATTCCGATGAAACTTACAGCAACCAATCGTTATGCACGCAGCCAGGCAGCTGTGTTTCACCAGAATATTGTGATTTGTCCCAGTCAAGATTCATTAACCTGCCAAGCAAACCAATGGAATAAAAATTTGCTGGTATTTATTGATAAAAACCGTAATCGTCAAGTCGACAATGACGAACAAATTTTACACATTGAACAACTTAATCTTAAATACGGTAACTTGAGTTGGCGAGGTGCTTTAAGTATGCCGAACGTAACTTATCAAGCCCAGACGGCTTTACCAATTGGATCGAATGGCAGCTTTTATTATTGTTCTACTCACCTTGCATCTCAGCAACGTATTGTCTTGAATAAAATGGGACATATCCGAATCGAACATCTGGCCTCCTGTTAA
- a CDS encoding thiolase family protein, with protein MTDIVIVNGARTAMGGFQGSLASVTAPELGAATIKEAIARSGLQPTDIEEVIMGCVLPAGLKQGPARQAMRKAGLPDSTGAVTINKLCGSGMKAVMQAADMIKAGSATYVVAGGMESMTNAPYVLPKARGGFRMGHGEIKDHMFLDGLEDAETGRLMGSFAQDMANSKGYTREQMDEFAIRSLKRAQTAVNEGYFADEIVPVTVSTRKGDVVVDKDEQPFNANIDKIPTLRPAFAKDGTITAANASSISDGASALVLTSSDNAAAKGLAPLAKIIAYASNSQHPSEFTIAPVGAIQKVLDKTGWKAEEVDLWEINEAFAMVTMCPMDEFKLDPEKVNINGGACALGHPVGSTGSRIILTLIHALKRTGGKRGIAALCIGGGEATAVAIELI; from the coding sequence ATGACTGACATCGTAATTGTCAATGGCGCACGTACAGCGATGGGCGGCTTTCAAGGTAGCTTGGCTAGCGTTACTGCACCTGAACTGGGTGCTGCCACCATCAAAGAAGCGATTGCGCGTTCAGGCTTGCAGCCAACCGATATTGAAGAAGTCATTATGGGTTGTGTACTCCCGGCAGGTTTAAAACAAGGTCCTGCCCGTCAAGCGATGCGTAAAGCGGGTCTGCCTGATTCTACAGGTGCCGTCACCATCAATAAATTATGTGGTTCAGGCATGAAAGCAGTTATGCAAGCGGCAGATATGATTAAGGCAGGTTCTGCAACTTATGTGGTTGCAGGTGGGATGGAATCCATGACCAATGCGCCATATGTATTGCCAAAAGCGCGTGGCGGTTTCCGTATGGGTCATGGTGAAATCAAGGATCATATGTTCCTCGATGGCCTGGAAGATGCCGAAACTGGTCGCCTGATGGGTTCATTTGCTCAAGATATGGCAAATAGCAAAGGTTATACACGTGAACAGATGGATGAATTTGCAATCCGTTCACTGAAACGTGCTCAAACTGCAGTCAATGAAGGCTACTTTGCTGATGAAATCGTGCCAGTCACTGTTTCCACCCGTAAAGGTGATGTAGTCGTTGATAAGGATGAGCAACCATTCAATGCCAATATTGACAAGATTCCAACTCTACGCCCTGCTTTTGCAAAAGACGGGACCATTACGGCAGCAAATGCCAGCTCTATTTCAGACGGTGCCTCTGCCCTTGTGCTGACTTCAAGCGACAATGCAGCAGCTAAAGGTTTAGCGCCTTTGGCTAAAATCATTGCTTATGCTTCAAACTCCCAGCATCCATCTGAATTCACGATTGCGCCAGTGGGTGCGATTCAGAAAGTTCTGGATAAAACTGGCTGGAAAGCTGAGGAAGTTGACCTTTGGGAAATCAATGAAGCGTTTGCTATGGTCACCATGTGCCCAATGGATGAGTTCAAGCTTGATCCTGAAAAAGTCAACATCAATGGTGGTGCATGTGCGCTCGGTCACCCGGTTGGTTCTACAGGTTCACGTATTATCCTGACCTTGATTCATGCATTGAAACGTACAGGCGGTAAACGTGGTATCGCTGCGCTATGTATTGGCGGTGGTGAAGCAACTGCGGTCGCAATCGAACTGATCTAA
- a CDS encoding VOC family protein: MRLNHYLNFQGETEAAFTFYRSVFGGEFSSLTRYGDTPGQQGIDLSDEEKNLILHISLPINEYTELMGSDINDKLCTENTPAFSKGTNHYIAIILSANEQDEAKRLYEALSVNGQIEMPLEKTFWGALYSAFTDQFGVQWMINCLLEERAL; this comes from the coding sequence ATGCGACTTAATCACTATCTCAATTTCCAGGGTGAAACCGAAGCTGCCTTTACCTTTTATCGTTCGGTATTTGGTGGCGAATTTTCCAGTCTAACCCGTTATGGAGATACGCCTGGACAGCAAGGAATTGATTTATCAGATGAAGAAAAAAATCTGATTTTGCATATCTCACTTCCAATTAATGAATACACAGAGCTCATGGGCTCTGATATCAATGACAAACTCTGTACTGAAAATACACCAGCATTTAGTAAGGGTACTAATCACTATATTGCGATTATTTTAAGTGCCAATGAACAGGATGAAGCCAAACGACTCTATGAAGCTTTATCAGTGAATGGTCAAATCGAAATGCCTTTAGAAAAAACCTTTTGGGGTGCGCTTTATAGTGCCTTTACGGATCAATTCGGAGTGCAATGGATGATTAACTGCCTACTTGAAGAACGTGCACTCTAA
- a CDS encoding DUF934 domain-containing protein, with translation MLNTALQVLSKDGTIADNTYQLIGEDGVLPQGDVVLTVEQLDQIANISGKKALYLTVDASPETNEFPLDQLDAIFIEFAGFNDGRGYSFAALLRRQGFQGELRATGDVFKDVLNYMKRSGFDTFVIKEGKDIQEAAAGLGDFTNPYQASTAVPTPNYQTGA, from the coding sequence ATGCTTAATACCGCACTACAAGTGCTCTCTAAAGATGGCACAATTGCAGATAACACTTACCAGCTAATTGGTGAAGATGGTGTATTGCCACAGGGTGATGTGGTTCTGACTGTAGAGCAGTTAGACCAGATTGCCAATATTTCTGGTAAAAAAGCATTGTACTTAACGGTTGATGCTTCACCTGAAACCAATGAATTCCCACTAGACCAACTTGATGCTATTTTTATTGAGTTTGCAGGTTTTAATGATGGCCGTGGTTATTCATTTGCTGCATTGCTTCGCCGTCAAGGTTTCCAGGGTGAGCTACGTGCGACTGGTGATGTGTTCAAAGATGTCTTGAACTACATGAAGCGTTCTGGTTTTGATACTTTTGTCATTAAAGAAGGTAAAGATATTCAGGAAGCCGCTGCAGGTTTGGGTGATTTTACCAATCCGTACCAAGCTTCAACCGCCGTACCAACACCGAATTATCAAACTGGGGCTTAA
- a CDS encoding nitrite/sulfite reductase translates to MYLYTDFDQQLINERVAQFRDQTERYLAGKLTEDEYRPLRLQNGLYVQRYAPMLRIAVPYGLMNSKQLRKVADLAKEYDRGYAHVSTRQNIQFNWPALENVPDMLAELATVQMHAIQTSGNCIRNTTTDQYAGVVAGEIADPRPTCELIRQWSTFHPEFAFLPRKFKIAVSALEEIDRAATSFHDIGVYIVKNEAGEIGYKIKVGGGLGRTPVIGSFIRDFLPREDLIAYLEAVLRVYNLHGRRDNKYKARIKILVKALTPEVFAEKIEAEFAHTVKTLKIDAETLARMDENFTPFDYQDYADEDFTELFAQYPKFKQWFNINTNAHKVKGYRIVTISLKRAGIAPGDVTTEEMNLIADLADKYTFGELRTTHEQNIALVDVPQKDLFELWQTLDQHNLARAHIGFLTDIICCPGGDFCSLANAKSIPISEAISRRFDDLDTIYNLGKLDLNISGCMNACGHHHVGNIGILGVDKKGAEFYQITLGGNADHDASIGDILGPSFAAEVVPDIVEEILNTYLDLRQDGEEFIDTYRRVGIQPFKERAYA, encoded by the coding sequence ATGTATTTATATACTGATTTCGATCAGCAACTGATTAATGAACGTGTTGCACAGTTCCGTGACCAGACGGAACGTTATTTAGCGGGCAAATTGACGGAAGATGAATACCGTCCGCTCCGCCTTCAAAATGGTCTTTATGTACAACGTTATGCGCCAATGTTGCGTATTGCGGTACCTTATGGCCTGATGAATTCTAAACAACTTCGTAAAGTGGCTGATCTGGCGAAAGAGTATGATCGTGGCTATGCACACGTTTCAACCCGTCAGAATATCCAGTTTAACTGGCCTGCACTAGAAAACGTGCCTGATATGCTGGCTGAACTGGCAACCGTGCAAATGCATGCGATCCAGACTTCAGGGAACTGTATCCGTAATACTACCACTGACCAGTATGCAGGTGTGGTGGCAGGTGAAATTGCAGATCCACGTCCGACCTGTGAATTGATCCGTCAATGGTCAACTTTCCACCCGGAATTTGCTTTCCTGCCACGTAAGTTCAAGATTGCGGTATCTGCGCTGGAAGAGATTGACCGTGCAGCAACTTCATTCCACGATATCGGTGTCTATATCGTAAAAAATGAAGCTGGAGAAATCGGTTATAAAATTAAAGTCGGTGGTGGCTTGGGCCGTACACCAGTAATTGGTAGTTTTATTCGTGACTTCCTACCACGTGAAGATCTGATTGCTTATCTTGAAGCAGTACTACGTGTCTATAACCTGCACGGCCGTCGCGACAACAAATATAAGGCGCGTATCAAAATCTTGGTAAAAGCTCTGACGCCTGAAGTCTTTGCTGAGAAAATTGAAGCCGAATTTGCACATACTGTTAAAACGTTGAAGATTGATGCTGAAACGCTGGCGAGAATGGATGAAAACTTTACTCCATTTGATTACCAAGATTATGCAGATGAAGACTTCACAGAGCTGTTTGCTCAGTATCCGAAGTTTAAGCAATGGTTCAACATCAATACCAATGCACATAAAGTGAAAGGTTATCGTATTGTCACGATTTCACTGAAACGTGCAGGCATTGCACCGGGTGATGTGACCACTGAGGAAATGAACCTGATTGCAGATCTTGCAGACAAGTACACCTTCGGTGAATTGCGTACGACTCACGAGCAAAATATTGCGCTGGTAGATGTACCACAAAAAGACCTGTTCGAATTGTGGCAGACGCTGGATCAGCATAACCTGGCACGTGCGCATATCGGTTTCTTGACTGACATTATCTGCTGCCCAGGTGGTGACTTCTGCTCACTAGCGAATGCGAAATCCATTCCAATTTCTGAAGCGATTTCACGCCGTTTTGATGATCTGGATACCATTTACAACTTGGGTAAACTGGACCTGAACATTTCAGGTTGTATGAATGCCTGTGGTCATCACCATGTAGGTAACATCGGAATACTGGGTGTAGATAAAAAAGGCGCTGAATTCTATCAGATCACTTTAGGTGGTAATGCGGATCATGATGCCTCTATTGGTGACATTCTTGGGCCATCATTTGCTGCAGAAGTGGTGCCGGATATCGTAGAAGAAATTCTGAATACTTATCTTGACTTGCGTCAGGACGGTGAAGAGTTTATCGATACTTATCGTCGTGTCGGCATTCAACCATTCAAGGAGCGCGCATATGCTTAA